The Bombus vancouverensis nearcticus chromosome 9, iyBomVanc1_principal, whole genome shotgun sequence genome includes a window with the following:
- the LOC117160006 gene encoding GTP-binding protein Di-Ras2, protein MADHERIRLVVLGGAGVGKSAIIRRLLGQGFSERYRPTVEDLYSRECVLGTLTLKVDLLDTAGDLQFPAMRRLSIATAHAFLLVYATTSLPSFECVKRCFEEVREQRPDFQEVPIVVAGNKVDLATMRREVPIEDVSEWLFCELPKLRAKVMECSAKDDYNVKDIFRCFVTLSKIVPKNHVGESDESALRRRCSAYGSRRSDRVGRSGSPHGRTGSAGSVGNSQQLVAAQSSNVVTVNEEAKSKPRSRSLIRRTSRKTKQQIRDTYTDDCNIS, encoded by the exons atggCCGATCATGAAAGAATCAGATTGGTGGTATTAGGTGGTGCCGGTGTTGGGAAAAGCGCAATTATACGTCGTTTACTTGGGCAAGGATTCAGCGAAAGGTACAGGCCTACCGTCGAAGACCTCTATTCGAGGGAATGCGTTCTCGGTACGCTCACTCTCAAAGTCGATCTTCTGGATACCGCTG GAGATTTGCAATTTCCAGCTATGAGAAGATTGAGCATAGCTACGGCACATGCGTTTCTTCTTGTTTATGCCACGACATCGTTACCAAGCTTCGAATGCGTAAAGCGATGTTTCGAAGAAGTCAGAGAACAACGACCAGATTTTCAG GAAGTACCGATAGTCGTTGCGGGAAACAAAGTGGATCTTGCAACGATGCGAAGAGAAGTACCAATCGAAGACGTGAGTGAATGGTTATTTTGTGAATTGCCGAAACTTCGTGCCAAAGTAATGGAATGTTCAGCTAAGGACGATTATAATGTCAAAGATATTTTCCGATGTTTCGTCACTTTATCCAAGATAGTGCCAAAGAATCATGTTGGCGAGTCAGACGAATCGGCCCTTCGACGAAGATGTTCGGCGTACGGATCGCGCAG AAGCGATCGAGTCGGTAGGTCTGGAAGTCCACATGGCAGAACCGGAAGCGCCGGCTCTGTTGGCAATTCTCAGCAACTGGTCGCAGCACAAAGTTCAAATGTCGTCACTGTCAATGAGGAAGCGAAGAGCAAACCGCGCAGTCGTAGCTTGATTCGACGCACTTCGCGAAAAACCAAACAACAAATTAGAGACACTTATACGGATGACTGCAATATCTCGTAA
- the Bulli gene encoding regulator of MON1-CCZ1 complex protein bulli isoform X2 — MEAADQDAHDDYYLELSSDPIRFESVSCLTNVFFDDSKQQVFAVRSGGVTGVLVKGPNQNLSFRMEDKGPVISIKFSPDMNILAVQHNNSSVEFINYSPVAGLDNIEYSQSCKGKNATILGFVWTHGNEILFVTDYGVELFQVNPEKRNVRFLKCLSLGVNWFVFCPQSYLVLLSSGTVGNQMQTLHVTPGNLHKLTKFEVEVGTAKPGKLAVYERDVALTVLYGIPCIILLRHQPGTNRSTGAASVYIYTVHKMTTIKRSHILKLDVSGKFAINVVDNLIIVHHQTTKTSMIFDIMLSGISDGTVMHHTSMAPAKPIKPYSLKVPGTTLSNETYQPCQLYSPNWVVFQPNIIIDAKLGCLWYIELKLESLTRLITDKVLLVEFLMQRTNTKYILIHVLQNFMMQLPISLMDMPIIFNKLNSVYRNYLENEIQNQMGTPLQNNAKCLSTTTENYKYKLLLDQSDVYSYILSKFPENTIEPKMIVWVLLEYIRSLAEHSIPVQHYLHELVITTLVQRKAYYQLHQLLQYHVVADSKPLACLLLSLENLYPAAHQLALDMLKRLGNAHEEIIEVLLSKGYILPALRYIRSVGMVDQVSDRKFLEAAKATEDATLFYSVFKFFKQRNLYLYNTTGFTKGERYQPYIQHYKYLFEGIDNGCNSDTNSNVTTISS, encoded by the exons ATGGAAGCCGCTGATCAAGATGCTCATGATGATTAttatctagaactatcttcAGATCCAATTAGGTTTGAATCAGTCAGCTGTTTGACAAACGTTTTCTTTGATGATTCAAAACAACAG GTATTTGCTGTTCGATCTGGAGGTGTGACAGGTGTATTAGTTAAAGGAccaaatcaaaatttaagtttcCGAATGGAAGATAAAGGTCCAGTGATCTCTATCAAATTTTCTCCTGATATGAATATACTGGCAGTGCAACATAATAATTCTTCAgttgaatttataaattattcacCAGTAGCTGGACTAGATAACATAGAATATTCGCAATCATGTAAAGGAAAAAATGCAACTATATTGGGATTTGTTTGGACACatggaaatgaaatattgtttgttACTGATTATGGTGTTGAGTTATTTCaa GTAAATCCTGAAAAACGCAATGTCAGATTTTTGAAATGTTTAAGTTTAGGTGTTAATTGGTTTGTATTTTGTCCGCAAAGTTATTTAGTATTATTATCATCAGGGACAGTGGGAAATCAAATGCAGACATTGCATGTAACACCTGGAAATCTTCATAAATTAACTAAATTTGAGG TGGAAGTTGGTACAGCAAAACCAGGAAAATTAGCCGTCTATGAGAGAGACGTGGCATTGACAGTTTTATATGGGATACCTTGCATTATTTTGCTACGTCATCAACCAGGTACTAATCGTTCTACTGGGGCTgcttctgtatatatatatactgtgcATAA AATGACAACAATCAAAAGAAGTCATATCTTGAAACTCGATGTTAGTGGTAAATTTGCCATTAATGTTGTAGATAACCTTATTATTGTTCATCATCAAACCACAAAA ACTTCCATGATTTTTGATATTATGTTATCGGGCATAAGCGATGGTACTGTAATGCATCATACTAGCATGGCACCAGCAAAACCAATCAAACCATATAGTTTAAAAGTTCCAGGAACAACCTTGTCAAATGAAACATATCAGCCTTGCCAACTAT ATTCGCCAAATTGGGTTGTCTTTCAACCAAACATAATAATTGATGCAAAATTAGGTTGTCTCTG GtatattgaattaaaattgGAGTCTTTGACGAGACTTATCACAGACAAAGTGTTGCTCGTCGAATTTTTAATGCAGCGGACAAATACAAAGTACATTTTGATACACGTATTACAAAATTTTATGATGCAGCTGCCTATAAGTTTAATGGATATGCCAATCATATTCAACAAGTTAAATTCCGTCTATAGGAATTATTTAGAAAACGAAATACAAAATCAG ATGGGTACTCCATTGCAAAATAACGCAAAATGCTTAAGCACGACAACAGAAAATTACAAGTATAAATTACTGCTGGATCAAAGTGatgtatatagttatatattatCGAAATTTCCTGAAAATACTATTGAACCAAAAATGATTGTATGGGTTCTTTTAGAATATATCAG ATCATTGGCGGAACACAGTATACCCGTACAGCATTATTTACACGAATTAGTTATTACAACATTAGTTCAGCGTAAAGCATACTACCAACTTCACCAGTTACTACAGTATCATGTAGTTGCCGATTCGAAACCTCTTGCGTGCCTATTGCTCTCTTTAGAGAATCTGTATCCAGCTGCTCATCAGCTTGCACTGGATATGCTGAAACGTTTAGGAAATGCTCATGAAGAAATAATCGAAGTTCTTTTATCGAAAGGATACATTTTACCAGCGCTACG TTACATTCGATCAGTTGGAATGGTGGATCAGGTGTCTGACAGAAAATTTCTGGAAGCAGCAAAGGCAACTGAGGACGCAACGCTCTTTTATTcggttttcaaattttttaaacagcgtaatttatatttatacaatactACAGGCTTTACAAAAGGGGAGCGCTATCAGCCTTACATCCAACATTACAAGTATTTATTTGAAGGAATCGATAATGGTTGTAATTCGGACACAAATTCCAATGTTACTACAATTTCATCGTGA
- the Bulli gene encoding regulator of MON1-CCZ1 complex protein bulli isoform X1 yields MEAADQDAHDDYYLELSSDPIRFESVSCLTNVFFDDSKQQVFAVRSGGVTGVLVKGPNQNLSFRMEDKGPVISIKFSPDMNILAVQHNNSSVEFINYSPVAGLDNIEYSQSCKGKNATILGFVWTHGNEILFVTDYGVELFQVNPEKRNVRFLKCLSLGVNWFVFCPQSYLVLLSSGTVGNQMQTLHVTPGNLHKLTKFEVEVGTAKPGKLAVYERDVALTVLYGIPCIILLRHQPGTNRSTGAASVYIYTVHNRMTTIKRSHILKLDVSGKFAINVVDNLIIVHHQTTKTSMIFDIMLSGISDGTVMHHTSMAPAKPIKPYSLKVPGTTLSNETYQPCQLYSPNWVVFQPNIIIDAKLGCLWYIELKLESLTRLITDKVLLVEFLMQRTNTKYILIHVLQNFMMQLPISLMDMPIIFNKLNSVYRNYLENEIQNQMGTPLQNNAKCLSTTTENYKYKLLLDQSDVYSYILSKFPENTIEPKMIVWVLLEYIRSLAEHSIPVQHYLHELVITTLVQRKAYYQLHQLLQYHVVADSKPLACLLLSLENLYPAAHQLALDMLKRLGNAHEEIIEVLLSKGYILPALRYIRSVGMVDQVSDRKFLEAAKATEDATLFYSVFKFFKQRNLYLYNTTGFTKGERYQPYIQHYKYLFEGIDNGCNSDTNSNVTTISS; encoded by the exons ATGGAAGCCGCTGATCAAGATGCTCATGATGATTAttatctagaactatcttcAGATCCAATTAGGTTTGAATCAGTCAGCTGTTTGACAAACGTTTTCTTTGATGATTCAAAACAACAG GTATTTGCTGTTCGATCTGGAGGTGTGACAGGTGTATTAGTTAAAGGAccaaatcaaaatttaagtttcCGAATGGAAGATAAAGGTCCAGTGATCTCTATCAAATTTTCTCCTGATATGAATATACTGGCAGTGCAACATAATAATTCTTCAgttgaatttataaattattcacCAGTAGCTGGACTAGATAACATAGAATATTCGCAATCATGTAAAGGAAAAAATGCAACTATATTGGGATTTGTTTGGACACatggaaatgaaatattgtttgttACTGATTATGGTGTTGAGTTATTTCaa GTAAATCCTGAAAAACGCAATGTCAGATTTTTGAAATGTTTAAGTTTAGGTGTTAATTGGTTTGTATTTTGTCCGCAAAGTTATTTAGTATTATTATCATCAGGGACAGTGGGAAATCAAATGCAGACATTGCATGTAACACCTGGAAATCTTCATAAATTAACTAAATTTGAGG TGGAAGTTGGTACAGCAAAACCAGGAAAATTAGCCGTCTATGAGAGAGACGTGGCATTGACAGTTTTATATGGGATACCTTGCATTATTTTGCTACGTCATCAACCAGGTACTAATCGTTCTACTGGGGCTgcttctgtatatatatatactgtgcATAA TAGAATGACAACAATCAAAAGAAGTCATATCTTGAAACTCGATGTTAGTGGTAAATTTGCCATTAATGTTGTAGATAACCTTATTATTGTTCATCATCAAACCACAAAA ACTTCCATGATTTTTGATATTATGTTATCGGGCATAAGCGATGGTACTGTAATGCATCATACTAGCATGGCACCAGCAAAACCAATCAAACCATATAGTTTAAAAGTTCCAGGAACAACCTTGTCAAATGAAACATATCAGCCTTGCCAACTAT ATTCGCCAAATTGGGTTGTCTTTCAACCAAACATAATAATTGATGCAAAATTAGGTTGTCTCTG GtatattgaattaaaattgGAGTCTTTGACGAGACTTATCACAGACAAAGTGTTGCTCGTCGAATTTTTAATGCAGCGGACAAATACAAAGTACATTTTGATACACGTATTACAAAATTTTATGATGCAGCTGCCTATAAGTTTAATGGATATGCCAATCATATTCAACAAGTTAAATTCCGTCTATAGGAATTATTTAGAAAACGAAATACAAAATCAG ATGGGTACTCCATTGCAAAATAACGCAAAATGCTTAAGCACGACAACAGAAAATTACAAGTATAAATTACTGCTGGATCAAAGTGatgtatatagttatatattatCGAAATTTCCTGAAAATACTATTGAACCAAAAATGATTGTATGGGTTCTTTTAGAATATATCAG ATCATTGGCGGAACACAGTATACCCGTACAGCATTATTTACACGAATTAGTTATTACAACATTAGTTCAGCGTAAAGCATACTACCAACTTCACCAGTTACTACAGTATCATGTAGTTGCCGATTCGAAACCTCTTGCGTGCCTATTGCTCTCTTTAGAGAATCTGTATCCAGCTGCTCATCAGCTTGCACTGGATATGCTGAAACGTTTAGGAAATGCTCATGAAGAAATAATCGAAGTTCTTTTATCGAAAGGATACATTTTACCAGCGCTACG TTACATTCGATCAGTTGGAATGGTGGATCAGGTGTCTGACAGAAAATTTCTGGAAGCAGCAAAGGCAACTGAGGACGCAACGCTCTTTTATTcggttttcaaattttttaaacagcgtaatttatatttatacaatactACAGGCTTTACAAAAGGGGAGCGCTATCAGCCTTACATCCAACATTACAAGTATTTATTTGAAGGAATCGATAATGGTTGTAATTCGGACACAAATTCCAATGTTACTACAATTTCATCGTGA
- the MCPH1 gene encoding microcephalin isoform X1 has translation MKVNRNKGINAISHSRNSFKHQHSSLKVNLSCASYLTDSGNDSFEQIDVHSDIDNTVSYDTPLKNVSKHKHSKIKGSDKSIDLIEMDNINTVKMSLNVNTSIDCINDNNICGNKYRCKNCEEEKYESSENKQTDMFVISFETVQENINTTSLQMYTSLDILNKVQNDNNTIDDFPMNATRNNFDDEHSNIYKAQRQNNVILQNNHDSEYNGIVSNTIAVSHSNLEMSTIIKESTGKCDVEIDQNMKYSLFDRKSKRKLLPLHERSQLLSFSPVEDKEYSPPPCLIFKKIHKKKKSKSNKTVNVNNPECTVKKNNKNHDGKTQKRTKKVISKKIVVKKIVNEDILRRLNKNQENLNKVKTANVYTPERNSSDDFQLLKNSPIVHFTKKKMYKLNIVTTGLSNENKDIVKNVVRTLGSAKIESNVTKNTTHIVTTGIRTINLLHGIIRGCWLVTFEWVSKSLENKAWLNPEKYEIVHCSKAALENRKDRQLFGRSYVPELFAACGYIYVQKNTTPSCNVLKNLIKAAGGCITECPETARILIGVGGLKETWILDCITSGELQPHNQYKRS, from the exons ATGAAAGTAAATAGAAATAAGGGAATTAATGCAATATCACATAGTAGAAATAGCTTCAAACATCAACATAGTTCTCTGAAAGTCAATTTAAGTTGTGCATCGTATCTAACAGATTCTGGTAATGATTCATTTGAACAAATAGATGTTCATTCTGATATAGATAATACAGTTTCTTATGATACTCCATTGAAAAATGTAAGCAAACATAAGCATTCTAAGATAAAAGGGAGTGATAAAAGCATAGATTTAATTGAAATGGATAATATAAATACAGTGAAAATGTCCTTAAATGTTAACACATCTATTGATTGTATAAATGACAATAACATATGTGGAAATAAATATAGATGCAAGAATTGtgaagaggaaaaatatgaaagtTCTGAAAATAAACAAACAGATATGTTTGTAATAAGTTTTGAAACTGTGCAGGAaaatataaatactacttcgttACAAATGTATACATCActagatattttaaataaagtgcaaaatgataataatacaattgatgATTTTCCTATGAATGCAACAAGGAACAATTTTGATGACGAACATAGCAACATTTATAAGGCACAGCGTCAAAATAATGTAATACTACAAAATAATCATGACAGTGAATATAATGGCATTGTAAGTAATACAATAGCTGTGTCACATAGTAACTTGGAAATGTCTACAATTATCAAAGAATCAACTGGTAAATGTGACGTAGAAATAGatcaaaatatgaaatattcattGTTTGATAGAAAATCTAAGAGAAAGTTATTACCACTACATGAACGTTCCCAATTATTATCATTTTCGCCAGTAGAGGATAAGGAATACTCACCACCTCCAtgcttaatatttaaaaaaatacacaaaaagaagaaaagtaaaTCTAATAAGACAGTTAATGTCAATAATCCGGAATGTActgttaaaaaaaataataaaaatcatgATGGGAAAACACAAAAAAGGACAAAGAAAGTAATCAGTAAAAAAATTGTTGTTAAGAAAATTGTTAATGAAGATATTTTAAGgagattaaataaaaatcaagaGAATCTTAACAAAGTAAAAACAGCAAATGTTTATACTCCAGAAAGAAATTCATCAGATGATTTTCAACTCTTGAAAAATTCACCTATTgtacattttacaaaaaaaaaaatgtacaaattaaatattgttaCAACTGGTTTATCTAATGA AAATAAGGATATAGTTAAAAATGTTGTTAGAACTCTTGGTTCAGCAAAGATTGAATCAAACGTTACGAAAAATACAACACATATTGTGACTACAGGTATACGTACAATAAACTTATTACATGGTATCATACGAGGCTGTTGGTTAGTTACTTTTGAATGGGTTTCAAAATCTTTAGAAAATAAAGCTTGGTTAAAtccagaaaaatatgaaatagtgCATTGTTCAAAAGCAGCTTtg GAAAATCGTAAAGACAGGCAACTATTTGGAAGATCGTATGTTCCAGAATTATTTGCTGCTTGTGGATATATATATGTTCAAAAAAATACAACACCATCTtgtaatgtattaaaaaatctCATAAAAGCTGCTGGTGGTTGTATTACAGAATGTCCAGAAACAGCAAGAATTCTGATTGGTGTAGGTGGTTTAAAAGAAACTTGGATCTTAGATTGCATCACATCAGGTGAATTACAGCCACACAATCAATACAAACGAtcataa
- the MCPH1 gene encoding microcephalin isoform X2 has protein sequence MKVNRNKGINAISHSRNSFKHQHSSLKVNLSCASYLTDSGNDSFEQIDVHSDIDNTVSYDTPLKNVSKHKHSKIKGSDKSIDLIEMDNINTVKMSLNVNTSIDCINDNNICGNKYRCKNCEEEKYESSENKQTDMFVISFETVQENINTTSLQMYTSLDILNKVQNDNNTIDDFPMNATRNNFDDEHSNIYKAQRQNNVILQNNHDSEYNGIVSNTIAVSHSNLEMSTIIKESTGKCDVEIDQNMKYSLFDRKSKRKLLPLHERSQLLSFSPVEDKEYSPPPCLIFKKIHKKKKSKSNKTVNVNNPECTVKKNNKNHDGKTQKRTKKVISKKIVVKKIVNEDILRRLNKNQENLNKVKTANVYTPERNSSDDFQLLKNSPIVHFTKKKMYKLNIVTTGLSNENKDIVKNVVRTLGSAKIESNVTKNTTHIVTTGKS, from the exons ATGAAAGTAAATAGAAATAAGGGAATTAATGCAATATCACATAGTAGAAATAGCTTCAAACATCAACATAGTTCTCTGAAAGTCAATTTAAGTTGTGCATCGTATCTAACAGATTCTGGTAATGATTCATTTGAACAAATAGATGTTCATTCTGATATAGATAATACAGTTTCTTATGATACTCCATTGAAAAATGTAAGCAAACATAAGCATTCTAAGATAAAAGGGAGTGATAAAAGCATAGATTTAATTGAAATGGATAATATAAATACAGTGAAAATGTCCTTAAATGTTAACACATCTATTGATTGTATAAATGACAATAACATATGTGGAAATAAATATAGATGCAAGAATTGtgaagaggaaaaatatgaaagtTCTGAAAATAAACAAACAGATATGTTTGTAATAAGTTTTGAAACTGTGCAGGAaaatataaatactacttcgttACAAATGTATACATCActagatattttaaataaagtgcaaaatgataataatacaattgatgATTTTCCTATGAATGCAACAAGGAACAATTTTGATGACGAACATAGCAACATTTATAAGGCACAGCGTCAAAATAATGTAATACTACAAAATAATCATGACAGTGAATATAATGGCATTGTAAGTAATACAATAGCTGTGTCACATAGTAACTTGGAAATGTCTACAATTATCAAAGAATCAACTGGTAAATGTGACGTAGAAATAGatcaaaatatgaaatattcattGTTTGATAGAAAATCTAAGAGAAAGTTATTACCACTACATGAACGTTCCCAATTATTATCATTTTCGCCAGTAGAGGATAAGGAATACTCACCACCTCCAtgcttaatatttaaaaaaatacacaaaaagaagaaaagtaaaTCTAATAAGACAGTTAATGTCAATAATCCGGAATGTActgttaaaaaaaataataaaaatcatgATGGGAAAACACAAAAAAGGACAAAGAAAGTAATCAGTAAAAAAATTGTTGTTAAGAAAATTGTTAATGAAGATATTTTAAGgagattaaataaaaatcaagaGAATCTTAACAAAGTAAAAACAGCAAATGTTTATACTCCAGAAAGAAATTCATCAGATGATTTTCAACTCTTGAAAAATTCACCTATTgtacattttacaaaaaaaaaaatgtacaaattaaatattgttaCAACTGGTTTATCTAATGA AAATAAGGATATAGTTAAAAATGTTGTTAGAACTCTTGGTTCAGCAAAGATTGAATCAAACGTTACGAAAAATACAACACATATTGTGACTACAG GAAAATCGTAA
- the Tmem63 gene encoding transmembrane protein 63, translated as MNMDYPHFHSTLRETPSSETCIPIPRHNTTIITDVYAGIPENLLLNFFGFLFLVILFGLLRKKAWNYGRLALLNKTDERWMELFYGDNEGRDTEALCIETSVNSQLSQVDRGFLSWIVTAFKVTDEELLKRAGPDGLLYISFERHLIILTCLMVIVSLCIALPINFHGNMQGDDATFGHTTISNLDPMSTWVWVHTILILSYLPIGGYVMKHFLKKVRDSKHGGELAARTLLITEIPKQQCDVQSLIDYFKQVFPTLTVEDVTLAYDIRQLSALNVEKDCAEQARLYCENYARRREPLKMYPYPCGQVIGCCCKNQVDAQEFYTNEEMRLTALVEEEKKVALSRPLGVAFVTLGTSGAAKAMRKYLCSLPSTKWVVDYAPMPSDIFWENLSIPRPCWYLNAVLINFSLGIVLFFLTTPAVIVTALNKLPITGEIMNLSPIVSSFLPTVLLVSVAALMPVLVARSESLVRHWTRSSLNRAVMTKTLLLLLLMVLILPSLGLTSAQAFLEWTVNAANDTGRWDCVFLPDQGALFVNYVITAALLGSGLELVRFPELALYTFRLCIARSRAERIHVRKAVLWEFPLGAHYAWLLLVFTMTTVYSLACPLITPFGLLYLVVKHLVDRHNLCFAYGPSIGGGQLAGAAASATGAAPILAQAALLALGLVRRGLSPLAAVQLSGLAASILGLVTGATLSTSKFKAQMQKRDLSAGQNFIAPVLRKKQTSLEETISIGTNSDLSPPSLRSTSASSIQDSPKLYQDYGKESQA; from the exons ATGAATATGGATTACCCACATTTTCA CTCAACTTTACGTGAAACTCCATCCTCAGAAACATGCATTCCAATCCCAAGGCACAATACAACGATAATAACAGATGTTTATGCAGGCATTCCTGAAAATTTATTGTTGAATTTTTTTGGATTTTTG TTCCTTGTTATCTTGTTTGGTCTATTACGTAAAAAAGCATGGAACTATGGACGTCTTgcattattaaataaaactgATGAACGATGGATGGAATTATTTTATGGAGATAACGAGGGTAGAGATACAGAAGCACTGTGCATAGAAACTTCTGTTAATTCTCAACTTTCACAAGTTGATAGAGGTTTCTTATCATGGATTGTTACTGCGTTCAAAGTTAC AGATGAGGAACTATTAAAGCGAGCCGGACCAGATGGTTTACTGTATATTTCATTTGAACGTCATTTGATCATCTTAACATGCTTAATGGTTATTGTATCGTTATGTATTGCTTTACCAATTAACTTTCATGGTAATATGCAAGGTGATGATGCAACATTTGGTCACACAACAATATCAAACTTGGACCCAATGTCTACATGGGTTTGGGTGcatacaattttaattttatcctaTTTACCAATTGGTGGATACGTCATGAAACATTTTTTGAAGAAG GTACGAGATTCTAAACATGGTGGTGAATTGGCAGCTAGGACATTATTAATTACAGAAATACCAAAACAACAGTGTGATGTACAAAGTCTTATTGATTATTTCAA ACAAGTATTTCCCACATTAACAGTGGAAGATGTCACATTGGCTTATGATATCAGACAGCTTTCTGCATTAAATGTAGAAAAAGATTGTGCTGAACAGGCACGTTTATATTGTGAAAACTATGCAAGAAGAAGGGAGCCATTGAAAATGTATCCATATCCATGTGGCCAAGTGATAGGTTGTTGTTGTAAAAAT CAAGTTGATGCTCAAGAATTTTATACAAATGAAGAAATGCGATTGACTGCATTAgtcgaagaagagaaaaaagtggCACTAAGCAGGCCTCTTGGAGTAGCTTTCGTAACTTTAG GTACATCTGGTGCAGCTAAGGCTATGCGGAAGTACTTATGTTCTTTGCCAAGTACGAAATGGGTTGTGGATTATGCACCTATGCCATCTGATATCTTCTGGGAAAATTTAAGTATACCAAGGCCATGTTGGTATCTGAATgctgttttaataaatttttcactgggcattgtattattttttcttactaCACCAGCT gtAATAGTAACCGCTTTAAACAAACTACCAATCACAGGAGAAATTATGAATCTGAGTCCAATAGTTTCATCTTTTCTTCCAACTGTATTGTTAGTTAGCGTGGCTGCTTTAATGCCAGTATTAGTAGCAAGAAGTGAATCATTAGTCAGACATTGGACTAGAAGCAGCCTAAATCGAGCAGTAATGACAAAGACATTACTTCTTTTATTACTGATGGTTCTTATATTACCTAGCTTAGGTCTAACCAGTGCACAAGCATTTTTAGAGTGGACGGTAAACGCAGCAAATGACACAGGACGATGGGACTGTGTGTTTTTACCTGATCAG GGTGCTTTATTTGTAAATTACGTAATTACTGCAGCTTTACTTGGAAGTGGATTGGAGTTAGTCAGGTTTCCCGAACTAGCTTTATATACCTTCAGATTGTGTATAGCACGTAGTAGAGCTGAAAGAATACATGTTAGAAAGGCAGTATTATGGGAATTTCCCCTAGGTGCTCATTATGCCTGGTTACTCTTAGTCTTTACTATGACAACAGTGTATAGTTTGGCCTGTCCATTAATTACACCCTTTGGACTGTTATATCTTGTAGTAAAACATTTG GTGGATAGACATAACTTATGTTTTGCCTATGGACCAAGCATAGGCGGTGGTCAATTAGCGGGTGCGGCAGCAAGTGCTACTGGAGCCGCACCGATTTTGGCACAAGCTGCACTATTAGCTCTAGGTTTGGTAAGGAGAGGTTTATCACCATTAGCTGCGGTACAACTCAGTGGTCTTGCTGCGAGTATTTTAGGTCTTGTTACTGGTGCTACTTTATCCACATCAAAATTTAAA GCACAAATGCAAAAAAGAGATCTATCAGCTGGTCAGAATTTCATTGCACCCGTATTACGAAAGAAACAAACATCATTAGAAGAAACTATATCCATCGGTACAAATTCTGATCTCAGTCCACCAAGCTTAAGGAGCACTAGTGCTTCTTCAATACAAGATAGTCCGAAACTTTATCAAGACTATGGTAAAGAATCACAAGCTTGA